The Etheostoma cragini isolate CJK2018 chromosome 15, CSU_Ecrag_1.0, whole genome shotgun sequence genome window below encodes:
- the stk17al gene encoding serine/threonine kinase 17a like, giving the protein MLDSAKMSNNGMVTKIHTRIRSDPFTANYDLVGRELLGRGKFAVVKKCIEKATGKQWAAKFLRKRRKGEDCRMDILNEIAVLESAKANPYVVALHEVYETNNEIILVLECAAGGEIFNQCVGDSDEAFNEKDVIRLAKQILNGVAFLHRNNVVHLDLKPQNILLTSARPLGDIRIVDFGLSRRMDKITELREILGTPEYVAPEILNYEPISTATDMWSIGVLTYVMLTGESPFLGDEKQQTFLNISQVNVDYSQDTFEGISSLAVDFIKSLLVKNPRKRATAEECLNHPWLNSLPHPHSHPHLHTRSASSLDEPELSQSESEPESPVPSPELDLIGSYLTCPGQGGLKTGRDTFSFSEPPFPTRSEIKQELIC; this is encoded by the exons TAGATTCAGCAAAGATGAGCAATAACGGAATGGTGACAAAAATCCACACGAGGATAAGATCGGACCCGTTCACAGCCAATTACGATCTGGTCGGCAGAGAACTTCTGGGCAG GGGAAAGTTTGCAGTGGTTAAAAAGTGCATTGAGAAGGCAACAGGGAAGCAGTGGGCTGCCAAGTTTCTGCGAAAGCGCCGGAAGGGTGAGGACTGCCGCATGGACATCTTAAACGAGATCGCCGTGCTGGAGTCAGCCAAGGCAAACCCCTATGTTGTTGCTCTGCATGAGGTCTACGAAACCAACAACGAAATCATCCTCGTTCTGGAGTG TGCCGCCGGTGGTGAAATCTTCAACCAATGTGTTGGTGATAGCGATGAGGCCTTCAATGAGAAAGATGTAATCCGGCTGGCCAAGCAGATCCTGAATGGAGTAGCCTTCCTACATCGGAACAATGTGGTGCATCTGGATCTGAAA CCCCAGAACATCTTGCTGACCTCTGCTAGACCTCTGGGGGACATTCGCATTGTGGACTTTGGCTTATCCAGACGTATGGACAAAATCACAGAACTCAGGGAAATCCTGGGTACCCCAGAGTATGTTG CACCAGAGATCCTGAACTATGAACCCATTAGCACTGCAACGGACATGTG GAGTATCGGGGTCCTGACCTACGTCATGCTGACGGGCGAGTCTCCCTTCCTGGGTGACGAAAAGCAGCAGACATTCCTCAACATATCGCAAGTCAACGTAGACTACTCGCAGGACACGTTCGAGGGGATCTCCTCCCTGGCTGTTGACTTCATCAAGTCCTTGTTGGTTAAAAACCCCAG gaAGAGAGCCACTGCAGAAGAATGCCTCAACCACCCCTGGCTGAACTCGCTCCCCCATCCCCACTCCCACCCGCACCTCCACACCAGGTCGGCCTCCTCCCTGGACGAGCCGGAGCTGAGCCAGTCGGAGTCAGAGCCCGAGAGCCCGGTTCCTTCCCCCGAGCTGGACTTGATCGGTTCGTACCTCACGTGCCCGGGCCAGGGTGGGCTGAAGACAGGCCGTGACACCTTCTCCTTCAGTGAGCCCCCCTTTCCCACGCGGTCCGAGATAAAGCAGGAACTGATCTGCTGA